The Rhodopirellula halodulae sequence AGCCGAATTCTCGCGTTGGGTGTCTCTCCTGGGATGTTGTCAGCGGCTGGGGAATCCGGTTTGTCGACTGGGCAGTTTCCACCTCAAGAAGACCTGGACCCACGTGTCTGACCTCACTCGTTCGCAATCGTTTTTCTTGCGTCACGAATTTGCCATTCGGCGACTGCATTCATTGACCGGGATCGTGCCGCTTGGCGTTTACATGGTCATTCACTTGACCACGAACGCGAGTCTGCTGAACGGAACGGAAACGTTCCAACGCGCGGTGTACATGATCCACAGCCTGGGCGATTTGCTACCAATCGTCGAATGGGGCGGCATTTTCACGCCGTTGCTATTCCATGCCATTTTGGGCGTTTGGATCATTCGCACGGGCAAATCGAACCTGAGCCGTTATCGATTCACCGGGAACCGCCGCTACGTGTGGCAGCGTTGGACGGGTTTGATTGCATTCGTGTTCTTGATGACACACGTGCTGCATCTGCACGGATGGTTCCACGCCGATTTTTGGCTTGCAATTATGAAGCCGCTTGGTTTCGCGAATTTCAAACCGTACAACGCGGCATCCACCCTGGGCGCTGCGATGCAGGGCTACGTTTGGCCGGCGTTTTACTTGGCTGGCGTTTTGGCCACGGTCTATCACCTCGCCAACGGGATTTGGACCGCAGGCATCACATGGGGTTTCTGGGTTTCGCCTCAGGCACAGGAACGAGCCACCAAAGTTTGTGTGGCGTTTGGCGTCGTTTTGGCGGTTATTGGAACGTCGGCATGGTGGGCGGCGGTTCGCATGGACGAGACCGACATCGCTCAAGCCGAAGCCGACGAAGTGGAAATGTTTGAAGCCGCGGTCAAGACCGGGTTGGCCTACGACATTCCCGAGAAGCGTTCGGTCGGACACGAGGATGCAGACAAAGAATCTGGAACCGCGACGGATGCTCTACCGGCCGAGGAGCCCGATGCCGAAAAGGCGTCTCGTCCAACCGACGCCGTCATCACCGAATAGTTCGAAACCACCATCTGATAATTCTGAAGGAAACGTTCCATGGCACAATCCAACTCGCCTACCCGCGTGGTTGTCGTTGGGGGTGGTTTGGCTGGTTTGGCATCAACGATGAAGTTGACCGAACTGGGCGCCCAAGTCGATCTGATCAGCCTCACTCCGGTCAAACGCTCGCACA is a genomic window containing:
- a CDS encoding succinate dehydrogenase cytochrome b558 subunit, encoding MSDLTRSQSFFLRHEFAIRRLHSLTGIVPLGVYMVIHLTTNASLLNGTETFQRAVYMIHSLGDLLPIVEWGGIFTPLLFHAILGVWIIRTGKSNLSRYRFTGNRRYVWQRWTGLIAFVFLMTHVLHLHGWFHADFWLAIMKPLGFANFKPYNAASTLGAAMQGYVWPAFYLAGVLATVYHLANGIWTAGITWGFWVSPQAQERATKVCVAFGVVLAVIGTSAWWAAVRMDETDIAQAEADEVEMFEAAVKTGLAYDIPEKRSVGHEDADKESGTATDALPAEEPDAEKASRPTDAVITE